A single genomic interval of Juglans regia cultivar Chandler chromosome 1, Walnut 2.0, whole genome shotgun sequence harbors:
- the LOC108993584 gene encoding uncharacterized oxidoreductase At1g06690, chloroplastic, with translation MMSVHVSSACFSVSIHRRVHRIRAVASEDFAALKSAEEKVSLGASELKVTKLGIGAWSWGDTSYWNNFEWDDRKMKAAKAAFDVSIDRGITFFDTAEVYGSRLSFGAINSETLLGRFIKERKEKDPNVHVAVATKFAALPWRLGRQSVLNALKDSLCRLGLSSVDLYQLHWPGVWGNEGYINGLGDAVEQGLVKAVGVSNYSERRLRDAYEKLKTRGIPLASNQVNYSLIYRAPEDNGVKATCDELGISLIAYSPIAQGVLTGKYTPENPPAGPRRQIYTPEFLTKLQPLLNRLGEIGEGYSKTPTQVALNWLIAQENVVPIPGAKTAEQAEEFAGALGWRLTVDEINELRSLASQIRPVVGFPVEKL, from the exons ATGATGTCCGTGCATGTTAGTAGTGCGTGCTTTTCTGTGTCCATTCACAGGAGAGTTCATCGGATAAGAGCTGTTGCTTCTGAGGACTTCGCTGCTTTGAAATCAGCCGAAGAGAAGGTGAGTTTAGGCGCCTCTGAATTGAAGGTCACAAAGCTTGGGATTGGAGCTTGGTCTTGGGGTGACACAAGCTATTGGAATAACTTTGAATGGGACG ATAGAAAAATGAAGGCTGCTAAGGCTGCCTTTGATGTCAGTATTGATCGCGGTATAACTTTCTTTGACACTGCTGAAGTTTATGGCTCTCGG CTATCATTTGGTGCCATAAATTCAGAAACTCTACTTGGAAG ATTTatcaaggaaagaaaagaaaaggatccAAACGTGCATGTTGCTGTTGCAACCAAGTTTGCAGCTTTGCCATGGAGACTGGGCCGTCAGAGTGTCCTCAATGCCCTTAAAGATTCCCTCTGTCGCCTTGGACTATCTTCAGTAGATCTATATCAACTCCATTG GCCTGGAGTATGGGGAAATGAAG gATATATCAATGGTCTTGGAGATGCTGTTGAGCAGGGCCTTGTCAAGGCTGTCGGTGTTTCAAACTACAGTG AAAGGCGACTTCGTGATGCATATGAGAAGCTCAAGACGAGAGGTATTCCACTGGCTTCAAACCAAGTCAATTACAGCCTCATATATCGGGCACCGGAGGATAATGGTGTAAAGGCAACCTGTGATGAACTCGGGATCTCTTTGATTGCATATTCACCTATAGCTCAAG GTGTTCTTACGGGGAAGTATACACCAGAAAATCCACCAGCTGGTCCTCGCAGGCAGATTTACACCCCTGAATTTCTAACGAAG CTCCAACCTTTGCTTAACAGGCTTGGGGAAATAGGAGAGGGCTACAGTAAAACTCCCACACAg GTGGCCCTCAATTGGCTAATAGCCCAGGAAAATGTTGTGCCAATACCAGGAGCAAAAACTGCAGAGCAAGCGGAGGAATTTGCAGGTGCACTTGGCTGGAGACTTACTGTTGATGAGATAAATGAGCTGCGTTCTTTGGCCTCACAGATTAGACCTGTAGTTGGTTTCCCAGTTGAGaagttgtaa